In Aeromicrobium sp. A1-2, the DNA window CGTGTTGGAGACCTGCAGGATGGCCGCGAAGATCAGCAACAACGAGGTGGCGATCGCGGCGTACTGCATCTTGTTGAGCGCGCTGAACAGCGGACCCAGAAGCTTCTTGAGCGAGTTGACGTTGCCGACGCCGTCCATGCCGGACACCTGGCTGACCACGCCGTCGAACTTGTTGGCGTCCTTGAGGGTCACGAAGTAGGACTCGGGGAACGAGTCGGGCCCGAGCGTCTCGAGCTGCTTGCGGCCCGTGTCGGACTGGCCCAGCAGCGCCCTGGCGCGGCCGTAGTTGTCGGCCGGGGTGCGAACCTCGTACGTCTTGACCTCGGGGTTCTCGTCGAGCGCCTGCTTGACCGCGGCCTTCTGGTCGTCGGTCGCGACACCACCGATGCAGTTCTGGCTCGGCGAGTTCTTGGTGCACAGGTTGACCTGCAGCTGGAGCTTGTCGCCGAAGTACTTCTCGGTGCGGTCGGCCTGGCTCTGGATCAGCAGACCGAGTGCGGCCAGCAGCAGGGAGACGGTCATGGTGACGACCAGCGAGATCGTCATGGACTTGTTGCGCGACAGGCTCTGGCCCAGCTCGCTCAAGGTGCTTCGCATCACGCCTCCTAGTTCTGGTAGCCGTAGATGCCGCGGGCCTCGTCACGGACCACGAGCCCGTTTTCGAGCTCGATGACGCGCTTGCGCATCTG includes these proteins:
- the ftsX gene encoding permease-like cell division protein FtsX, with the protein product MRSTLSELGQSLSRNKSMTISLVVTMTVSLLLAALGLLIQSQADRTEKYFGDKLQLQVNLCTKNSPSQNCIGGVATDDQKAAVKQALDENPEVKTYEVRTPADNYGRARALLGQSDTGRKQLETLGPDSFPESYFVTLKDANKFDGVVSQVSGMDGVGNVNSLKKLLGPLFSALNKMQYAAIATSLLLIFAAILQVSNTIRMTAYARRREIGIMRLVGASSWHIQLPFVLESLIAALISAALAAAGLGAFMYFVVYGYLRDTLGQITTWVGWHEAFVVAGLTTVLALVLALIPTLVMTRKYLDV